One window of Oryza brachyantha chromosome 12, ObraRS2, whole genome shotgun sequence genomic DNA carries:
- the LOC121055977 gene encoding uncharacterized protein LOC121055977, with protein sequence MEQRKRAAAAVALCCMLILLPAVELQQVGAMSKFCRCYTRCYPDCRWSLPRFICVLKCMDDCSPSNKNVATGGDCHSFCLLTICGMAMNGAADAASCVDDCTKNPNLYTKFL encoded by the exons ATGGAGCAGCGCaagagagcagcagcagcagttgcTCTCTGCTGCATGCTCATCCTGCTGCCTGCAGTCGAGCTGCAGCAGGTGGGTGCCATGTCGAAGTTCTGCAGATGCTACACCCGGTGCTACCCAGACTGCAGGTGGAGCCTTCCTCGGTTCATCTGCGTGCTCAAGTGCATGGATGACTGCAGCCCCAGCAACAAGAATgtggccaccggcggcgattGCCACAGCTTTTGCCTGCTCACCATATGTGGCATGGCGATGAACG GGGCAGCTGATGCTGCATCTTGTGTAGATGACTGCACAAAGAACCCAAACCTATACACCAAGTTCCTTTAA